Proteins encoded by one window of Nocardia goodfellowii:
- a CDS encoding 2OG-Fe(II) oxygenase translates to MTDSTLRAIGELLGSVRSAGSFAVQHTGSPENLVIAVEGVGRLDLPVPPSQARRLCEVARPARYGLREQTLLDANVRDTWEVPRERVAIEEGRWQETLLPLLDSVRADLGLAPDCELSAELHSMLVYEPGQFFQRHQDSEKAEGMIGTLVVTLPSAFTGGELVIDQQGVRVIDRGAPERLSFVAFYSDCEHEVLPVTDGYRIALTYNLMAKGRTGPDTTDFARQPSVPLLAEQLRAHFTTPIEAAADSFPKSAPRPPRQLVYLMDHQYSQNGFGWDRLKGSDAGRTGMLLAAADIAGYDTSLALAEAEECYEEEDYTTSMLIYRQRWERVADGWKCVESSEMDFDDEGEMVDPVPDDPASLPVRSDLPLDPRSDELGELRWSDLTMTWLIDRSGTGGKPDTARVRDEELCTGGTTSALEPFASELEGYMGNEGNNANFWYRRAAVVVRPRQ, encoded by the coding sequence ATGACGGACAGCACTTTACGGGCGATCGGGGAGCTCCTGGGTTCGGTGCGGTCGGCGGGTTCATTCGCCGTGCAGCACACCGGGTCGCCGGAGAACCTGGTGATTGCGGTGGAGGGAGTGGGGCGACTCGACTTGCCGGTGCCGCCCAGTCAGGCACGGCGACTATGCGAGGTCGCGCGTCCGGCGCGGTATGGCCTGCGCGAGCAGACCCTGCTCGACGCGAATGTTCGTGACACCTGGGAGGTTCCGCGCGAGCGGGTAGCGATCGAGGAGGGGCGGTGGCAGGAGACATTGCTGCCCCTGCTGGACAGCGTGCGGGCTGACCTGGGCCTGGCTCCGGACTGCGAGTTGTCCGCGGAGCTGCATTCGATGCTGGTGTATGAGCCGGGGCAATTCTTTCAGCGCCACCAGGATTCGGAGAAGGCCGAGGGCATGATCGGCACGTTGGTGGTGACGCTGCCGTCAGCGTTCACCGGCGGGGAACTCGTGATCGATCAGCAGGGGGTGCGCGTCATCGACAGAGGTGCGCCGGAGCGGTTGTCCTTCGTCGCCTTCTACAGCGACTGTGAGCATGAAGTGCTGCCGGTGACCGACGGATACCGAATCGCGTTGACCTACAACCTGATGGCGAAGGGACGTACCGGACCGGACACCACCGATTTCGCCCGGCAGCCGTCGGTCCCGCTGTTGGCTGAGCAGTTGCGCGCGCATTTCACCACACCGATCGAAGCCGCGGCGGATTCCTTTCCCAAGTCGGCGCCACGGCCACCCCGTCAACTCGTCTACTTGATGGACCATCAATATTCTCAGAACGGCTTCGGCTGGGACCGGCTCAAAGGCAGCGACGCGGGCCGTACCGGGATGCTGCTCGCGGCGGCCGACATCGCGGGATACGACACATCGCTGGCGCTGGCGGAGGCCGAGGAGTGCTACGAGGAAGAGGATTACACCACCTCGATGCTGATCTATCGACAGCGCTGGGAACGCGTTGCGGACGGGTGGAAATGCGTCGAAAGTTCCGAGATGGACTTCGATGACGAGGGCGAGATGGTCGATCCGGTGCCCGATGATCCCGCGAGCCTTCCGGTGCGCTCCGACCTTCCATTGGACCCGCGCTCGGACGAGCTCGGCGAGCTGCGCTGGTCCGACCTCACGATGACGTGGTTGATCGATCGGTCAGGAACTGGCGGTAAGCCCGATACGGCGCGGGTCCGGGACGAGGAGTTGTGCACGGGCGGGACAACATCGGCGCTGGAGCCTTTCGCCTCGGAGTTGGAGGGGTATATGGGCAACGAAGGAAACAACGCCAATTTCTGGTATCGACGCGCGGCGGTCGTCGTCCGGCCGCGTCAGTAG
- a CDS encoding FAD-binding oxidoreductase, with protein sequence MPSPDGALPGASGFSRRSLIRGASGIAAVAAAGAVSTRTAAAAVGPAEWARLRGQLRGALVLRGEPDYGAVKALVDPRFDDNAPLGVVRAAETGDVQAAVTFARGHGLPLAVRAGGHSFVGASAATGALVIDVRKLDKVGFDADHVTFGAGLTGLAALKELVPSGLSLPVGTCSSVGLAGLTVGGGLGVDSRRYGMTCDRLVAAELVLPNGELVRVDATTPDLFWALRGAGGATGIVTSLTFRPIPAIAKDVIRLTFPGDQAARRVLEGWAQWMPVADRAVYARVDVVATPDGPRCDVLIVCPAGAGGGVVRDLTTAVATAPTKEDHRTALEHLAAVDDVNLDKPEAGTTRIAGSDVVAGLSPMVVNAIVDVIAARSRANAPGQVMVEPIDGAIREVMPGASAFPWRAHAAALEWAVMTTGGFDEAYRWITSANQALSPYSAGGYLNHVEPTDTVQRCFGPNFPRLQYIRQAIDPDRVLRWGING encoded by the coding sequence ATGCCCAGTCCTGACGGCGCGTTGCCCGGCGCATCCGGGTTCTCGCGGCGTTCGTTGATCCGGGGGGCGAGTGGGATCGCGGCCGTCGCCGCAGCCGGGGCTGTGAGCACCCGGACCGCCGCCGCGGCGGTCGGCCCTGCCGAGTGGGCGAGGCTGCGCGGACAATTGCGCGGCGCGCTCGTGCTGCGAGGTGAACCGGACTACGGTGCGGTGAAAGCACTGGTCGATCCGAGGTTCGATGACAACGCGCCGCTCGGTGTGGTCCGTGCGGCCGAAACCGGGGATGTCCAAGCGGCCGTAACTTTCGCACGAGGCCATGGGCTTCCGTTGGCTGTCAGGGCGGGCGGCCACTCCTTCGTCGGCGCGTCCGCGGCCACCGGCGCGCTGGTGATCGACGTACGGAAGCTCGATAAGGTCGGTTTCGACGCCGACCACGTCACGTTCGGGGCTGGACTGACGGGCCTTGCGGCGCTGAAAGAGTTGGTGCCGTCCGGACTCAGCCTCCCGGTCGGGACCTGCTCCAGCGTAGGTCTGGCCGGTCTCACGGTCGGCGGTGGCCTCGGAGTCGACTCGCGCCGCTACGGTATGACCTGCGACCGGCTGGTCGCAGCCGAACTCGTGCTGCCCAACGGCGAACTGGTCCGGGTAGACGCGACCACGCCGGACCTCTTCTGGGCTTTGCGCGGTGCCGGCGGTGCTACCGGCATCGTTACCTCCCTGACTTTCCGCCCGATCCCGGCGATAGCGAAAGACGTAATCCGTTTGACCTTCCCCGGGGACCAGGCGGCTCGCCGCGTGCTCGAAGGCTGGGCGCAGTGGATGCCGGTCGCCGACCGCGCCGTCTATGCCCGCGTGGACGTCGTAGCGACGCCGGACGGCCCTCGATGCGATGTGCTGATCGTTTGCCCTGCCGGGGCCGGCGGCGGAGTCGTCCGTGACTTGACCACAGCGGTCGCTACGGCGCCGACGAAGGAGGACCACCGGACCGCACTCGAGCACTTGGCGGCAGTAGATGACGTCAACCTGGATAAGCCGGAGGCCGGAACGACCAGGATCGCCGGCTCCGACGTCGTCGCGGGCCTTTCTCCCATGGTTGTCAACGCCATCGTCGATGTCATCGCCGCGCGATCCCGCGCCAATGCGCCAGGCCAGGTGATGGTGGAACCGATCGACGGGGCCATCAGGGAGGTCATGCCCGGCGCCAGCGCTTTCCCATGGCGTGCGCACGCGGCCGCCCTGGAGTGGGCAGTCATGACTACCGGCGGGTTCGACGAGGCATATCGCTGGATTACCAGCGCCAACCAGGCATTGTCGCCCTACTCCGCCGGCGGGTATCTCAACCACGTCGAACCCACCGACACGGTGCAGCGCTGTTTCGGACCGAACTTCCCCCGATTGCAATACATTCGCCAGGCGATCGACCCGGATCGTGTGCTGCGCTGGGGGATCAACGGTTGA
- a CDS encoding pyruvoyl-dependent arginine decarboxylase gives MASAGLAGEAPARAEERAGSEKLTIEVGPARGTGSTAKAAFNSALSALGVSGANLIRLSSVIPPHASVQRVARVDKQIPWGDKLYCVYAVEYASDPGSRAAAGVGWVLRDDDSGAGFFVEHVAETAEAVEELIRSSLRDMVHGRPERFGPVQLCTSEVRSDGTPTCALVLAAYDSASWQHGGE, from the coding sequence ATGGCCTCCGCGGGCTTGGCCGGGGAAGCCCCCGCGCGCGCGGAAGAACGCGCCGGCAGCGAAAAGTTGACGATTGAAGTCGGACCGGCCCGCGGGACCGGTTCTACCGCCAAAGCCGCTTTCAATTCGGCACTGAGCGCGCTGGGAGTCAGCGGCGCCAACCTGATCAGGCTGTCCTCGGTGATTCCGCCGCACGCCAGCGTGCAACGAGTGGCACGCGTCGACAAGCAGATCCCGTGGGGTGACAAACTCTACTGCGTATACGCGGTCGAGTACGCGTCCGATCCCGGCAGCCGAGCCGCCGCCGGTGTCGGCTGGGTGCTGCGCGACGATGATTCCGGCGCTGGGTTTTTCGTAGAACACGTCGCCGAGACCGCCGAGGCCGTCGAGGAGCTGATCCGTTCCAGCCTCAGGGACATGGTGCACGGGCGACCGGAACGGTTCGGCCCCGTCCAACTCTGCACCAGCGAGGTTCGTTCGGACGGAACTCCCACCTGCGCACTGGTATTGGCCGCGTACGACTCCGCTTCGTGGCAGCACGGCGGCGAATAG
- a CDS encoding SAM-dependent methyltransferase encodes MSDSDFEPRQIDTHKPSSARVYHHMVTGEVIFESDLPFIHRLYAEIPFYPMWAQHNRRFLTRAVRYMVGAGIRQFLDIGSGLPTGGNTHEVAHELAPDSRVVYVDNDEEAINRARDLLREQGVADTAAMVDADLREPKRILTHPDTQRLIDFTQPVGLLLVSVLPWITDASEPAAIVAHLRDSLAPGSHIAMTHVSLEDAGPEIKAQVAAGAAIFADASTPVTLRTRQQFETFFDGWTIADPGITYATDWQPDQPVDLDDYARPCNFAAIGSLP; translated from the coding sequence ATGTCCGACAGTGACTTCGAGCCCCGCCAGATCGATACCCACAAGCCCAGCTCCGCACGTGTCTATCACCACATGGTCACCGGCGAAGTGATCTTCGAATCGGATCTGCCGTTCATTCACCGGCTCTACGCCGAGATCCCCTTCTACCCGATGTGGGCCCAGCACAATCGGCGGTTCCTCACCCGCGCCGTGCGCTACATGGTCGGTGCCGGAATTCGTCAGTTCCTCGATATCGGATCAGGTCTGCCGACCGGAGGGAACACCCACGAAGTTGCTCATGAACTCGCCCCCGACAGCCGCGTCGTCTATGTCGACAACGACGAAGAAGCGATCAACCGCGCCCGGGACCTGCTACGTGAACAGGGCGTAGCCGACACCGCGGCGATGGTCGACGCTGATCTACGCGAGCCGAAACGCATCCTCACCCATCCCGACACCCAGCGTCTGATCGACTTCACCCAACCCGTCGGACTTCTGCTGGTTTCGGTCCTGCCGTGGATCACCGACGCCAGCGAGCCGGCCGCGATCGTGGCGCACTTGCGCGATTCTCTCGCGCCCGGCAGCCATATCGCGATGACGCACGTGTCCCTCGAAGACGCAGGCCCGGAGATCAAAGCACAGGTGGCCGCCGGTGCGGCCATCTTCGCCGATGCCAGTACCCCGGTCACTCTGCGCACCCGTCAGCAATTCGAGACCTTCTTCGACGGATGGACGATCGCCGACCCGGGCATCACCTATGCCACCGACTGGCAACCGGACCAGCCCGTCGATCTCGACGACTACGCCCGGCCCTGCAATTTCGCCGCTATCGGAAGCCTTCCGTAG
- a CDS encoding helix-turn-helix domain-containing protein → MARTARKVLLGREIDAILRRARTTQADAGKMIGVSQSRIAAVIAGTGNLSAQALDELVRKLGVTDDGYIGILLDLREDSHRRGFWNSGYRRAYIEELRLLVDLENVADRLRETGAEIVPGLLQHESYVRALHEPLEPDPDDPDAVTVDDYVQARIARQRVLLERGAPEFHAILSESCLRRTYGGDAVMLDQITHLLELSKRPNIQIQVMPFTHQAPGAGMEDRYILVRVPSPGAAGDLEMAVVEAQGEIRYIDDKAAVAIRDKIFNRLTMTALSPHDSRQFMDHIVRGLRSRPTFHR, encoded by the coding sequence ATGGCACGAACCGCACGAAAAGTGCTGCTGGGGAGAGAGATTGACGCGATCCTGCGCCGGGCCCGCACCACCCAGGCCGACGCGGGCAAGATGATCGGGGTCAGCCAGTCGCGCATCGCGGCGGTGATCGCGGGCACAGGCAACCTGAGCGCGCAGGCGCTCGACGAGCTGGTCAGAAAGCTCGGTGTCACCGACGACGGCTACATCGGAATCCTGCTCGATCTACGCGAGGACAGCCACCGCCGCGGCTTCTGGAACTCCGGTTACCGTCGCGCTTATATCGAGGAACTGCGACTGCTCGTCGACCTCGAGAATGTGGCGGATCGACTACGCGAGACCGGCGCCGAGATAGTTCCCGGCCTGCTCCAGCACGAGAGCTACGTCCGTGCGCTGCATGAACCCCTGGAACCCGATCCCGACGATCCGGACGCGGTCACGGTCGACGACTACGTGCAAGCGCGAATCGCAAGGCAGCGAGTACTTCTGGAGCGGGGAGCGCCCGAGTTCCACGCGATTCTGTCCGAGTCGTGCCTCCGCCGCACCTACGGCGGAGACGCGGTGATGCTCGACCAGATCACCCACCTGCTCGAGCTGTCCAAACGCCCCAACATCCAGATTCAGGTCATGCCCTTCACCCACCAAGCACCCGGGGCGGGCATGGAGGACCGCTACATCCTGGTTAGAGTGCCCTCTCCGGGCGCAGCAGGCGATCTCGAGATGGCAGTGGTCGAAGCCCAGGGCGAGATCCGCTACATCGACGACAAAGCCGCTGTCGCGATCCGCGACAAGATCTTCAATCGACTGACGATGACCGCACTCAGTCCCCACGACTCCCGACAGTTCATGGACCACATCGTCCGTGGGCTGCGCAGTCGGCCGACCTTCCACCGCTGA